The following coding sequences lie in one Paenibacillus durus ATCC 35681 genomic window:
- a CDS encoding DeoR/GlpR family DNA-binding transcription regulator, producing MKMRRGEFPIYQEERLLKILDELKTRTQLSNADICDLLDISRDTARRDIIKLVEEGAAIRTHGGIALPFFKEEIKAYKDRATAASEQKLHIARTASAYIANGDVCFMDVSTTVRELCGLVGEHLTVYTHSLDNVEVLAGKSGIDVHLLGGKFHHDNRFFYDQAGALQLNEVYFDKAFLGAAAIMEDGIYFANREDALIKKLVAGRAGKVYVLADAKKFSLTASFKGIEFSGIDVLITDGDPPEHLQSVMKENGIEIIQTAGEGK from the coding sequence ATGAAGATGAGAAGGGGGGAGTTTCCAATTTACCAGGAGGAACGCCTGCTGAAAATTTTGGATGAACTGAAGACCCGCACCCAACTGTCCAATGCGGATATTTGCGACCTGCTGGACATCTCCAGAGATACGGCGAGAAGGGATATTATCAAGCTGGTGGAGGAAGGCGCCGCCATAAGGACGCATGGAGGGATTGCTTTACCTTTTTTCAAAGAGGAAATCAAGGCCTACAAGGATCGCGCGACAGCCGCTTCCGAGCAGAAGCTTCACATCGCCAGGACGGCCTCCGCCTATATTGCAAACGGGGATGTCTGCTTTATGGATGTCTCGACCACGGTCCGGGAGCTGTGCGGGCTGGTTGGGGAGCACTTGACGGTATATACCCATTCGCTTGATAACGTCGAGGTCTTGGCGGGAAAGAGCGGCATTGACGTTCACCTGCTTGGCGGGAAATTTCATCATGACAACCGGTTTTTTTATGACCAGGCTGGGGCTTTGCAGCTGAACGAGGTTTATTTCGACAAGGCTTTTCTGGGGGCTGCGGCCATTATGGAAGACGGGATATACTTTGCCAACCGGGAGGATGCGCTGATCAAGAAGCTGGTTGCAGGGCGGGCCGGAAAAGTCTACGTGCTGGCGGATGCGAAGAAATTCAGTCTTACCGCTTCATTCAAGGGCATTGAATTCTCAGGCATAGATGTCTTGATTACCGACGGCGATCCGCCGGAGCATCTGCAATCTGTCATGAAGGAGAACGGGATCGAGATTATCCAAACGGCCGGGGAAGGAAAGTAG
- a CDS encoding Cof-type HAD-IIB family hydrolase, which produces MIKAIFSDIDGTLLNSRHQITPETKSAIQKVKDRDIPFVLVSARMPSGILSLQQELEINAPVICYSGALVLGGSDSGGQRETLHSVGMGKSSVDLLLSIVSADFPGISFSLYSHDQWIVGDRCDPWVIQEQEIIKVDPIERELSSYIEEDHEIHKILCMGNPQEINRLAQTLNNAVPGISIYKSKDTYLEIMDEMVSKSYAIRELEEVLHISNRELMAIGDNYNDIDMILYAGLGIAMGNAPEEVKRIADKVTLSNDEDGLKDGIERFVLIYP; this is translated from the coding sequence ATGATCAAAGCCATTTTCAGTGACATTGACGGAACTTTGCTGAATTCGCGGCATCAGATCACACCGGAGACCAAATCCGCCATACAAAAGGTGAAGGACCGGGATATTCCGTTTGTCCTCGTTTCGGCCCGGATGCCTAGCGGGATTCTGTCTTTGCAGCAAGAGCTTGAAATCAATGCGCCTGTTATTTGCTACAGCGGCGCTCTAGTCCTGGGCGGAAGCGACAGCGGGGGCCAAAGGGAAACCCTTCACAGCGTTGGAATGGGCAAGAGCAGCGTCGATCTTCTGCTTAGCATCGTAAGCGCGGACTTTCCGGGCATCAGCTTCAGTCTGTACAGCCATGACCAGTGGATTGTCGGCGACCGCTGCGACCCGTGGGTCATTCAGGAGCAGGAAATCATTAAGGTCGATCCGATTGAGCGCGAGCTGTCCTCTTATATTGAAGAAGATCATGAGATTCACAAAATACTATGTATGGGAAATCCGCAGGAGATTAACCGGCTGGCGCAAACGCTGAACAACGCGGTCCCCGGCATCAGCATTTATAAATCGAAAGACACCTACCTCGAAATCATGGATGAAATGGTGTCCAAATCATACGCGATCCGCGAGCTGGAGGAGGTGCTTCATATCTCCAACCGGGAGCTGATGGCGATCGGCGACAATTATAACGATATCGACATGATCCTGTACGCGGGACTGGGGATTGCGATGGGGAATGCGCCGGAGGAAGTGAAGCGGATTGCCGACAAGGTCACTTTAAGCAATGACGAGGACGGCTTGAAGGACGGAATTGAGAGATTTGTTTTAATATACCCTTAA
- a CDS encoding YfbR-like 5'-deoxynucleotidase — protein sequence MGIHAYFRSLGGLERIIRCPGKFKFEEHSVAAHSWKVVQYAKTLADIEEQHGVKIDWKKLYEITSSHDYGEIFIGDIKTPVKHSSPQLRALIQQVEEGMVHHFIEENIPSEFKSIFYNQLREGKDDSVEGRILEVADKLDQVYEAFAELQKGNTEKEFITMYRSALMKIKDIPLHCVGYFLDRILPDLVNEETMSPVDIRRITEEALAN from the coding sequence ATGGGAATTCATGCGTATTTCCGATCTTTGGGCGGGCTTGAGCGGATTATCCGCTGTCCGGGGAAATTCAAATTCGAGGAACACAGTGTGGCGGCCCACTCGTGGAAAGTGGTGCAGTATGCCAAGACGCTGGCGGATATCGAGGAACAGCACGGCGTGAAGATTGACTGGAAGAAGCTTTACGAGATTACGAGCAGCCATGATTATGGCGAAATCTTTATTGGCGACATCAAAACGCCGGTTAAACATTCCTCCCCGCAGCTTCGGGCGCTGATCCAGCAGGTGGAAGAGGGGATGGTGCACCATTTTATCGAGGAAAATATTCCGTCCGAATTCAAAAGCATCTTCTACAACCAGCTCCGCGAGGGCAAGGACGATTCGGTGGAAGGGCGCATTCTTGAAGTCGCCGACAAGCTGGACCAGGTGTACGAGGCGTTCGCCGAGCTGCAAAAGGGCAATACGGAGAAGGAATTTATCACGATGTACCGCAGCGCCCTCATGAAGATCAAGGACATCCCGCTGCACTGTGTCGGTTATTTTCTCGACCGCATCCTGCCGGATCTCGTTAACGAAGAAACAATGTCCCCTGTCGACATCAGGCGGATAACGGAAGAAGCATTGGCCAATTAG
- a CDS encoding LacI family DNA-binding transcriptional regulator translates to MKATIKDVASLASVSISTVSRVLNNPEMVVPRKRQRVLEAIRELNYSPNALARGLIHKRTGTLGVLIPDISNLFYSAVLRGMEDAANRSNSNLIICNTDTSAARRNSILKVLYEKQIDGVIWTSEPLSRDSYEMFAKLDFPVVLAATHSLDYNIPSVKVDDEQAAYDATVYLIGRGHTRIGMISGPKADPISGYPRIQGFLRALRDHHLEFDESVCVEFGKYHFEDSYEAMKRLHGKYPEMTAVFASSDERALAAISYLHENQIRVPDDISVIGFDGTRMAGMSFPRLTTVAQPLYDIGYLAVDKLLKVINGEPIEELRTCVPHEIIERNSVMDCPQLI, encoded by the coding sequence ATGAAAGCAACGATCAAAGATGTGGCGAGCCTCGCCAGTGTATCCATCAGCACGGTATCCAGAGTATTGAATAACCCTGAAATGGTCGTTCCAAGAAAACGCCAGAGGGTGCTGGAGGCCATCCGTGAGCTGAACTATTCGCCGAATGCATTGGCCAGAGGGCTTATACATAAGCGGACCGGTACGCTCGGAGTGTTGATCCCGGATATTTCGAATCTTTTTTATTCTGCTGTGCTTAGGGGAATGGAGGATGCCGCAAACCGCTCGAATTCCAATCTCATTATTTGCAATACGGATACAAGCGCCGCACGCAGGAATTCCATCCTGAAGGTGCTGTACGAGAAGCAGATTGACGGCGTAATTTGGACAAGCGAGCCGCTTTCCCGTGATAGTTATGAAATGTTTGCAAAGCTCGATTTTCCGGTGGTGCTTGCGGCTACGCATAGTCTGGATTACAACATTCCTTCCGTAAAAGTGGACGATGAGCAGGCGGCTTACGATGCAACGGTGTATCTGATTGGGCGGGGGCATACCCGCATCGGCATGATCAGCGGTCCGAAGGCCGACCCCATCTCCGGTTATCCGCGAATCCAAGGCTTTCTCCGGGCATTAAGGGATCATCACCTCGAATTTGATGAATCGGTCTGCGTGGAATTCGGGAAATACCATTTTGAGGACAGCTATGAAGCGATGAAACGCCTTCACGGTAAATACCCGGAAATGACGGCTGTATTTGCTTCCAGTGATGAACGAGCGCTTGCTGCTATTTCTTACCTGCATGAGAATCAGATCCGGGTACCGGATGACATCTCGGTCATCGGATTTGACGGCACACGGATGGCGGGCATGAGCTTTCCCCGGCTGACGACGGTAGCCCAGCCGCTGTATGACATCGGTTATTTGGCGGTGGACAAGCTTTTGAAAGTGATCAATGGGGAGCCTATCGAGGAACTGCGAACCTGTGTGCCTCATGAAATTATTGAACGCAATTCCGTAATGGATTGTCCGCAGCTAATCTGA
- a CDS encoding ABC transporter substrate-binding protein, whose amino-acid sequence MRTKAGKLSMALILTGVLLAGCGNSGNNASGSGSASTEPSAAPSAAASAAAPASPAAGEKVKIVFSQGADQTDGTKKLVAAFEAKHPDIDVEVREFPNDSSQMHDQLLTILSGQSSEIDVLNLDVTWPAEFAQAGFLLPLDRYIEQDGIDTNEYLKGGIEAGYYNGQQWAFPRYNNAGLLYYRTDLVKKVPATWDELLKQAEQLKGQGGTKYGFVTQGKQYEGLAVGFTELVNAYGGKIIDDQGNVVVNSPEALKGLKKLIEIQTSKAVPSNLNTFTEKETLTAFIEGNAVFARHWPALYAQANDPKVSKIVGKVGIAPLPAGDARSAAALGGWLGAISKYSQHPKEAWEFLKFLISEEGEKIVAINNTQTPTYLKLFDDPEVQKASPLFANRDFVNGLGSAVPRTITPQYAKISGLIQVEVSKAIAGQQTAEQALTNLETQIKAVVAQ is encoded by the coding sequence ATGAGAACAAAAGCAGGCAAATTAAGTATGGCGCTGATTCTGACCGGGGTACTGCTTGCGGGCTGCGGCAACTCCGGCAACAACGCTTCCGGCTCGGGCAGCGCAAGCACCGAACCCAGCGCGGCGCCTTCCGCCGCCGCTTCGGCGGCAGCCCCCGCGTCACCGGCAGCGGGCGAAAAAGTGAAAATCGTCTTCAGCCAGGGCGCAGACCAGACCGACGGCACTAAAAAACTGGTGGCGGCCTTTGAAGCAAAACATCCGGACATCGACGTCGAGGTCCGCGAGTTCCCGAATGATTCCTCGCAAATGCATGACCAGCTTCTGACGATTCTGAGTGGCCAATCCTCCGAGATCGATGTGCTGAATCTGGATGTAACGTGGCCCGCCGAATTTGCCCAAGCCGGATTTCTGCTGCCGCTGGACCGTTATATCGAGCAGGATGGCATTGATACGAATGAATACTTGAAGGGCGGTATTGAAGCGGGTTATTACAACGGCCAGCAGTGGGCGTTCCCGAGATACAACAATGCGGGTCTGCTGTACTACCGCACCGATCTGGTGAAGAAGGTTCCGGCAACCTGGGACGAGCTTCTGAAGCAGGCGGAGCAGTTGAAGGGTCAGGGCGGAACCAAGTACGGATTTGTGACACAAGGCAAGCAGTATGAAGGGTTGGCCGTTGGTTTCACCGAATTGGTTAACGCTTATGGCGGCAAAATCATTGACGATCAGGGCAATGTGGTCGTGAACAGCCCTGAGGCTTTGAAGGGACTCAAGAAGCTGATCGAGATCCAAACCTCGAAGGCGGTTCCTTCCAACCTGAATACTTTTACGGAAAAAGAAACCTTAACCGCGTTCATCGAAGGTAACGCTGTATTCGCCCGTCATTGGCCGGCCTTGTATGCGCAGGCTAACGATCCGAAAGTCTCCAAAATTGTCGGTAAAGTAGGCATTGCGCCGCTTCCGGCCGGTGATGCCCGTTCCGCGGCGGCGCTGGGCGGCTGGCTCGGGGCCATCAGCAAATACTCCCAGCATCCGAAGGAAGCGTGGGAATTCCTGAAGTTCCTGATCAGCGAAGAAGGGGAAAAAATTGTAGCCATCAACAATACGCAAACGCCAACCTACCTGAAGCTGTTCGATGATCCGGAAGTGCAGAAGGCCAGCCCGCTGTTTGCCAATCGCGATTTCGTGAACGGCCTTGGCAGCGCGGTACCGCGGACCATTACACCGCAATACGCCAAAATCTCCGGGCTGATTCAAGTGGAGGTCTCCAAAGCCATCGCCGGTCAGCAGACCGCCGAGCAAGCCCTGACTAACTTGGAAACACAAATTAAAGCTGTTGTAGCTCAATAG
- a CDS encoding carbohydrate ABC transporter permease: MPLKNKSKWREGRAAYAMILPAVLIIAAVALWPLLRSFWISLFDLRLNDPTRNAIHYSYSLNVEQYADRFPGLLRAVKREAGNAGDGGASGLSAIQKKLEEVGQGLEEDPAFRERLAQVNGLLDAFSPVPQELRFIPVDNAKSEQLKAELQEIRKELAGLKAGGSLERPDEVIGLTSALLDTFQAPNFVGLSHYKELMSGGRLWESLSNTLLFTVFAVALEMLFGLLIALLLNRTFRGRGLVRAAVLIPWATPTAVSAMIWHYLYDGQNGIVAKLLYEAGLISDMGTLLSSGSRVMGSVIMADVWKTAPFVALLLLAGLQNIPSSLYEAAWVDGGGRWKQFVHVTVPLLKPAFFVALMFRTLDAFRVFDLIYVLTGGGPANSTESVSIYAYKTMFSELDFGKGSALSVIVFVCVLLISMAYVKWLGADVVGRRAG; the protein is encoded by the coding sequence ATGCCGCTTAAGAACAAAAGCAAATGGAGAGAAGGAAGAGCGGCATACGCCATGATTCTTCCCGCCGTGCTGATTATCGCCGCCGTTGCACTCTGGCCGCTGCTCCGTTCCTTCTGGATCAGCCTGTTCGATCTCCGGCTGAACGATCCGACCCGCAATGCCATTCACTACTCGTATTCGCTGAATGTCGAGCAGTATGCCGACCGGTTTCCCGGTCTGCTCCGTGCGGTGAAGCGGGAAGCCGGAAATGCCGGGGACGGAGGGGCGTCCGGATTGTCAGCCATCCAGAAGAAATTGGAGGAAGTCGGCCAAGGGCTAGAGGAGGACCCGGCATTTCGGGAAAGGCTCGCGCAGGTGAACGGGCTGCTGGATGCTTTTTCGCCGGTTCCGCAGGAGCTGCGGTTCATCCCGGTGGACAACGCGAAGTCCGAGCAGTTGAAGGCGGAGCTTCAAGAGATTCGAAAGGAGCTGGCGGGACTTAAGGCCGGTGGTTCTCTGGAACGTCCGGATGAGGTCATCGGGCTGACTAGCGCCCTGTTGGACACGTTCCAGGCTCCCAACTTTGTCGGATTATCACATTATAAAGAATTGATGTCCGGCGGGCGGCTGTGGGAGTCACTGAGCAATACCCTCTTATTTACCGTGTTTGCCGTAGCGCTGGAAATGCTGTTTGGTCTTCTGATTGCGCTGCTGCTGAACCGCACCTTTCGGGGGCGCGGGCTTGTGCGTGCAGCGGTGCTCATCCCGTGGGCCACGCCGACCGCCGTATCGGCCATGATCTGGCATTATTTGTACGACGGCCAGAACGGCATTGTCGCGAAGCTGCTCTACGAAGCCGGGCTGATTTCGGATATGGGGACGCTGCTGTCTTCCGGCTCCCGGGTGATGGGCTCGGTCATTATGGCGGATGTGTGGAAGACGGCTCCTTTCGTCGCTCTGCTGCTGCTGGCCGGTCTTCAGAACATTCCATCCTCCCTGTATGAAGCTGCCTGGGTGGATGGAGGCGGAAGGTGGAAGCAGTTTGTGCATGTCACCGTGCCGCTGCTGAAGCCCGCTTTTTTCGTCGCGCTGATGTTCCGTACGCTGGATGCGTTCCGCGTGTTTGATCTGATCTACGTCCTTACCGGCGGCGGCCCCGCCAATTCAACGGAATCGGTCTCCATTTACGCGTACAAAACGATGTTCAGCGAACTGGATTTCGGCAAAGGCTCGGCGCTTTCCGTCATCGTCTTTGTCTGTGTGCTGCTGATCAGCATGGCGTATGTCAAGTGGCTGGGCGCAGATGTTGTCGGCAGGCGCGCCGGGTAA
- a CDS encoding carbohydrate ABC transporter permease — protein MRPKPGLLFYIAIVAFIGIVIFPFLWVLLASLKAPLYLYGEYAFSIKVPAYTLENYISVFTNHPFGRYLLNSFVVGVLTMLLSISIAAFASYAVARLHFFGKTFFLGILLAVSMLPQIATLSPLFLFMQSTGLRNTYAGLVIPYTTYALPIAIWYMTTFFKQIPIELEEAAKVDGASLLGIFGRVLLPLVSPGLFTTAIIVFVDAWHEFLFALTINTKQSMMTVPVGIAMFQGEFTFPWGEISAATVTVTVPVVLLVLLFQRRIIAGLTSGAVKQ, from the coding sequence ATGAGACCAAAGCCAGGACTGCTGTTTTATATCGCTATTGTAGCTTTTATAGGAATTGTGATTTTTCCGTTTCTGTGGGTGCTGCTTGCTTCATTAAAAGCCCCCCTGTATCTATATGGAGAGTACGCTTTCAGCATTAAGGTCCCGGCGTATACGCTGGAGAACTACATTTCCGTCTTTACGAACCATCCGTTCGGCAGATATCTGCTGAACAGCTTTGTCGTCGGCGTGCTGACGATGCTCCTTTCGATAAGCATTGCCGCCTTTGCGTCGTATGCGGTGGCAAGACTGCACTTTTTTGGCAAAACCTTTTTTCTCGGCATTCTGCTGGCCGTATCGATGCTGCCGCAAATCGCCACATTGTCGCCGCTGTTCCTGTTTATGCAATCCACGGGATTGCGCAATACGTACGCGGGGCTGGTTATCCCCTATACAACCTATGCGCTGCCGATTGCGATCTGGTATATGACTACATTTTTCAAGCAGATTCCGATTGAACTGGAGGAGGCGGCCAAGGTGGACGGCGCTTCGTTGCTGGGTATTTTTGGCCGGGTGCTGCTGCCACTGGTGTCGCCCGGGCTGTTCACGACGGCGATTATCGTGTTCGTGGACGCATGGCATGAGTTCCTGTTCGCGCTGACCATCAATACGAAGCAGTCGATGATGACGGTGCCAGTCGGCATTGCGATGTTCCAGGGGGAGTTTACGTTTCCGTGGGGAGAAATATCGGCAGCGACTGTGACGGTGACGGTTCCGGTAGTGCTGCTCGTGCTGCTGTTCCAGCGCCGGATTATCGCGGGCCTGACATCGGGAGCGGTGAAGCAATAA
- a CDS encoding sulfatase: MKRKNILLMTSHDTGRYLGCYGQSVETPAIDALAEEGVRFSNYFCPAPQCSPSRGSILTGLYPQNHGMIGLSHLGFSIAPEVTTLPMSLNEAGYETALIGFSHETIGEAGGDRTSSTYKLGYETVLPVPGDRAADVAERVVSFLEDKAAGLRERPFFASVGFFETHRDFDEYAPVADPADEIVPPPYLPDTERVREDFALLHGSVKTLDHGIARILSRLDALGLAEETLVIYTTDHGIAFPRAKGTLMDAGLETALIMRCPGTLGARQVNGHLLCNVDLMPTLLEFAGAAAPQNIDGVSFYRLLENADGPSTRDHFFAELTWHDEYHPMRGVRTDRYKYIRNFEDGPAVYLPLDIHLSPSGQEVREQYYKPNVPEELYDLAEDPLEERNLVSDPAYQDILLELRRKVEAWMISGADRLLSGKVPGTAAPGWQEEYENGSAYRSNRG; encoded by the coding sequence ATGAAGCGAAAAAATATTTTGCTGATGACCTCGCACGACACCGGCCGGTATTTGGGCTGCTATGGACAATCGGTTGAAACGCCTGCGATTGACGCTTTGGCCGAGGAAGGGGTGCGCTTCAGCAATTATTTCTGTCCGGCGCCGCAGTGCAGCCCGAGCCGGGGGAGCATCCTTACCGGTCTGTATCCGCAAAATCACGGCATGATCGGGCTAAGCCATCTCGGCTTCTCCATTGCCCCGGAGGTTACAACGCTGCCGATGAGCCTGAACGAAGCCGGATATGAGACGGCGCTGATCGGCTTCAGCCATGAAACGATCGGCGAAGCCGGAGGCGACCGCACTTCATCTACATACAAGCTGGGATATGAGACAGTTCTCCCGGTACCGGGCGATCGGGCCGCGGATGTCGCGGAGCGGGTCGTCTCTTTCCTGGAGGACAAAGCGGCCGGGCTGCGGGAACGGCCGTTTTTTGCTTCGGTCGGTTTCTTTGAAACCCACCGCGATTTCGACGAATACGCGCCGGTGGCTGATCCGGCGGATGAGATTGTTCCGCCGCCGTATCTGCCAGACACGGAGCGGGTACGTGAAGATTTTGCGCTGCTGCACGGCTCGGTGAAGACGCTCGATCACGGCATCGCCCGCATCCTGTCCCGGCTGGATGCATTGGGACTTGCGGAAGAGACGCTGGTGATCTATACGACCGATCACGGCATCGCCTTCCCCCGGGCCAAGGGCACCCTGATGGATGCGGGTCTGGAGACCGCGCTCATCATGCGTTGCCCGGGGACGCTGGGAGCAAGGCAGGTCAACGGCCATTTACTTTGCAATGTTGATCTGATGCCAACCTTGCTGGAGTTTGCCGGAGCTGCGGCGCCGCAGAACATCGATGGAGTCAGCTTTTACAGGCTGCTGGAGAATGCGGACGGGCCTTCGACACGCGACCATTTCTTCGCCGAACTGACCTGGCATGACGAGTATCACCCGATGCGGGGCGTCCGCACGGACCGGTACAAATATATCCGCAATTTCGAGGACGGTCCTGCCGTGTATTTGCCGCTCGACATTCATCTCAGCCCCTCCGGCCAAGAGGTGCGGGAACAATATTACAAGCCGAATGTGCCGGAAGAGCTGTACGACCTGGCGGAAGATCCGCTGGAGGAGCGGAACCTGGTCAGCGATCCGGCTTATCAAGACATACTGTTGGAGCTGCGCCGGAAGGTGGAGGCTTGGATGATCTCGGGCGCCGACCGGCTGCTGAGCGGCAAAGTCCCGGGAACCGCCGCGCCCGGCTGGCAGGAAGAATATGAGAACGGCAGCGCGTACCGCTCCAATCGGGGATAG
- a CDS encoding helix-turn-helix domain-containing protein, producing the protein MKSSLKENSIHGTPSFPLHIYSKVRKTDYYVGYHWHEELEFIYVEEGEMEVTINSENIHVSKGDFVFINSGDLHQVTSSGPSIHHAIVFHPQLLNFEYPDICQQAIIKPITSGALQFPCAIHLDKESKEELSGKLRNIIAIKKGENQLSSLRIKVILLEVIDLLYERKLFLKNRLHTKVKQEKTKKVILYIEEHYNDKIFLEDLASLVGMNKNYFSKYFQIAVGKNPVTYINEYRCEKAAKLLKNSELKVLEISLMVGFENFSYFIRKFREYKHYSPSQYRKMVYDN; encoded by the coding sequence ATGAAATCATCTTTAAAAGAAAATTCTATTCATGGCACTCCGTCTTTTCCGTTGCATATATACAGTAAGGTACGTAAAACCGATTATTATGTAGGGTATCACTGGCATGAAGAATTAGAATTTATTTATGTTGAAGAGGGAGAAATGGAGGTGACGATCAATTCCGAAAACATACATGTTTCCAAAGGAGATTTTGTTTTTATCAATTCTGGAGACTTGCATCAAGTTACCTCAAGCGGTCCATCCATTCATCATGCAATTGTTTTTCATCCCCAGTTATTGAATTTTGAATATCCAGACATATGCCAGCAAGCTATTATCAAGCCGATTACCTCGGGAGCCTTGCAATTTCCTTGTGCCATACATTTAGATAAGGAATCAAAAGAGGAGTTATCAGGAAAGTTACGAAATATCATTGCCATAAAAAAGGGGGAAAACCAGCTCTCATCCTTGCGTATTAAAGTAATTCTCCTTGAAGTCATTGATCTTTTATATGAAAGAAAACTCTTCTTGAAAAATCGACTTCATACAAAAGTCAAACAAGAAAAAACCAAAAAAGTGATCCTATATATTGAGGAACATTACAATGATAAAATTTTTCTTGAGGACTTAGCTTCGCTTGTAGGAATGAATAAAAATTATTTCTCAAAATACTTTCAAATAGCTGTTGGGAAAAATCCAGTTACGTATATTAATGAATACCGGTGTGAAAAAGCAGCGAAACTGCTAAAAAATAGCGAGTTAAAAGTTTTAGAGATTTCCTTGATGGTGGGTTTTGAAAACTTCAGCTACTTTATTCGTAAATTTAGAGAGTACAAGCACTATTCTCCGTCGCAATATAGAAAAATGGTTTATGATAATTAA
- a CDS encoding glycoside hydrolase family 13 protein encodes MKEIQKKWWHKSVIYQIYPRSFYDSTGDGVGDLQGIIQKLDYVKLLGADVIWLSPVYASPNVDNGYDISDYFSISSEFGTMEDMNKLLLESSKRSIKIIMDLVVNHTSDQHPWFIEAKKSKDNPYRDYYIWRDPVNGKEPNELKSNFGGSAWEFDETTNQYYLHFYSKEQPDLDWENKKMRNSIWDMMNFWINKGIGGFRMDVIDLIGKDPDKQIKENGPKLHDYLQEMNQKTFGTKDLLTVGEAWGATTEDGKLYSDPKRKELSMIFQFEHIQLDKIPGKQRWDLKKLELDELKQVLSKWQYALNEEGWNSLFWNNHDLPRIVSRWGNDGEYRVESAKMLATLLHGMKGTPYIYQGEEIGMTNAAFESIEDYMDIETQNIYKERKAAGFSEENIMESLYMKARDNARTPMQWSNAANAGFSSGKPWMKLNPNYPSVNVESALYDSDSVFYHYQKLITIRKQNNTLIYGTYRLLDSDPNIYAYERILENKKLLIVCNFYEPEATFSYSPGSHSVVNILISNYSHSSSDLKNITLRPYEAIIYEII; translated from the coding sequence ATGAAAGAAATTCAAAAAAAATGGTGGCACAAAAGTGTTATTTATCAAATATATCCCCGTAGCTTCTACGACAGTACTGGCGATGGAGTTGGCGATTTACAAGGCATCATTCAAAAGTTAGACTATGTAAAATTATTAGGTGCCGACGTCATTTGGCTAAGTCCCGTTTATGCATCTCCCAACGTAGACAATGGCTACGATATTAGTGATTATTTCTCCATCTCATCGGAATTTGGAACTATGGAAGATATGAATAAATTGTTATTAGAAAGCAGCAAGCGCAGCATTAAAATTATTATGGATCTTGTTGTCAACCATACCTCAGACCAGCATCCGTGGTTTATAGAAGCAAAAAAATCAAAAGACAATCCGTACAGAGATTATTATATCTGGCGCGATCCGGTTAACGGCAAAGAACCCAACGAACTGAAATCGAATTTCGGTGGTTCAGCATGGGAATTTGATGAAACAACTAACCAATACTATTTGCATTTTTACAGCAAAGAACAGCCCGACTTGGACTGGGAAAACAAAAAAATGCGCAACAGCATCTGGGATATGATGAACTTTTGGATTAACAAGGGAATCGGCGGCTTCCGTATGGATGTGATTGATTTGATTGGAAAAGATCCCGATAAACAAATAAAAGAAAACGGGCCTAAACTTCATGATTATCTGCAGGAAATGAATCAAAAAACGTTTGGAACCAAAGATTTGTTAACGGTTGGAGAAGCGTGGGGCGCGACAACTGAAGACGGGAAACTGTACTCTGACCCCAAACGCAAGGAATTGAGCATGATCTTTCAGTTTGAACATATTCAGCTAGATAAAATTCCGGGCAAACAAAGATGGGATTTGAAAAAGCTGGAACTTGATGAACTAAAGCAAGTGTTAAGCAAGTGGCAATATGCTTTAAACGAAGAGGGTTGGAACAGCTTATTTTGGAACAATCACGACCTGCCCCGCATTGTATCGAGATGGGGGAATGACGGTGAATATAGGGTGGAGTCTGCCAAAATGTTGGCCACTTTATTACATGGAATGAAAGGAACCCCCTATATCTACCAGGGAGAAGAAATCGGCATGACAAATGCTGCTTTTGAGTCCATAGAAGATTATATGGATATTGAAACTCAAAATATTTATAAAGAACGAAAAGCAGCCGGTTTTAGCGAAGAAAACATTATGGAATCGCTCTATATGAAAGCAAGAGACAATGCCAGAACTCCAATGCAATGGTCGAATGCAGCAAATGCAGGATTTTCTTCAGGAAAACCATGGATGAAGCTTAATCCCAATTATCCTTCTGTTAATGTAGAAAGCGCTTTATATGATTCGGATTCTGTTTTTTATCATTATCAAAAATTAATCACGATTCGTAAACAAAATAACACACTTATATATGGTACCTATCGTCTTCTTGATTCGGATCCCAATATTTATGCTTACGAACGGATACTCGAAAACAAAAAACTGCTTATTGTATGCAATTTTTACGAGCCGGAAGCCACTTTTTCTTACTCTCCCGGAAGTCATTCAGTCGTAAACATTTTAATTAGCAACTACAGCCACTCGAGCAGCGATTTAAAAAACATCACATTGCGCCCGTATGAAGCCATTATATATGAAATCATCTGA